caaacaggaagttaatatcaccaaccattcccattttatttaggtgtatccatataaatggcccgcCCTGTATTCTAGCAATTCAGTTTTCAAAAGCTTATTTTTACTGCAGTTAAACATTCACAGAGCTTGGGGTTTTAAAACATCTCCAGTTGTAAATTATATAAGCCAGTGAGAAAGTGTgctctttaaacacattttatagGATACAACACAAAATTGATTTTCAAAATGATGCACTTCAGTAAAAAGATTCGAAATGATTTCAATGTGAATAAAGTCATTGAAGGAAAATGACATACTCTTAcactattaataaaataacaaatgtaACAGTATATGTATAACAGAGATATGTACCTCctattgattgtgtgtgtataggtgtgtgtgtgtaccttgtaTATACTGGCACAGTAGTTAAATGAGTCGGGATCGCTGACATCATACATCAGACAGGCGACATCACACGCTGCATCTGTAGCCTTCATGAACTCAGTATCCACATCAACCTCCTCAAGCTACAGGTAATTACACGGATGTTGTACAGAGACACAGTAGATGTCACTACCAGCATGATTTACAAAAACCACAAACATGTCCTAAAATTACATGCCATGGCCTAATACTTATAATATGGAAGATCACTACACAGAACATACTTAACTAAAACACAGCTGGTTTCGGAATAAACAGGTCTGGAAAATGGACAACTAAAttggcacaaaaaaaaaaatcacagcagtGTGACACAGTGTGATATGTGACACGGATTGTTTTGTGCCAATTTAGCTGTATCCATTTTCCTCATTGTAACCTCCTCTACCGCTGCAGACCCCCACCCTGACTGAGAAGAGCCACAGACTCCGGAGAGACGAAGTCCATCAGAGAGTAGTATTGTGAACAAAGTCACCCACCACAATCCATGATCCTACCAACCCTCATGAAGCCAATCGCATCTGTGTAGGCTTCAGGCAcatagcacagctaagattggAGCGCTGAAACATTCAGTTTTTACCTCAGCAGTGTCAGGATATCacattagaccactgtgccacccgagcgcccaaaAGTACCCTTAACAAGCATGGTTTACCAGCAAGGTCAAGAAAAGACTCATGTGGGCTCTTCTTAATCAGAATAAATATGCTTTGCTCATAAAATCAACCTAAGCACACTGCCTCTTCTTTAGGATAATTAAtgaacacacacagtgtttgtgtgtgagcaCAGAGGCTTTGAAGTATCAACTCAAGTCAACTGATAACATATCTCAGCTCATTATGATCTGATCATTTGATCACTAttgtaacaattactaacatttgtaataaaagtaaacaatatTTCATACATTTGCTGAATCACTTACAATGAGGTATTTCTCATGGTTGGCGATTGTGACAGTGTTTatggtgtagatagagaaggCATTAGGATTGCGCTCATTACTCTGCAACACAAATTCAGGTGTTATTAATGagcttttacacattttacaagACCTGCCCATACACATAAACATAGTAAAAGAAGCATTCATTAATAAGATATCTGAGCTTATTATTTTGAATGTAGAAGATAATAACAGGCTACTATCTTACCAGAAGACTTTTGTCCAGGAAAGCTTTCAGAAAAGCTGTCTTTCCTGTCCCACGTGGACCAATCACCTTGCAGAGAAACACTGAGCGCTGTGTCTGCCGCTTTTCCATGTCTAAGGCTTTTTCTCTGGTTACTAACAGAGAGGAAACAGTTTTGGGGGAAAGTGtatcactttattaggaacaccacaTTAATACTGCCCTCAAAAAGCCTTAATTCTTTGTGGAAATGGCTTTCACCAGGTGTTGGAAACATTACTTTAAAATGTCAGTCGATCATAAAATTCTTACGCACTTATACCAACAACAACAGCCCTAAATGTTGATAGGTCAGGTTTACGGAATTATGCTGTATATGCAAAACTTAAGGCTTAGAAAACCTTATTTATCACACAGTTTTTCTATCTTCAACTGCCCAGTTTtggtgagcctgtgcccactgtagcctcGAATATCTGTTCTCAGCTGACACAAGTAAAACCTGATAAGGTCTTCTTTACCCCATCATGCTTAAGTTTTGTTAATTGTGAGTTCTGCTATGTTTATTCAGAACATGTTAACTGTGATTATTCCAAAAAGGTACGTGTACATGAAAAGCATTTTATTACAAGTGTTTGCATGTTTACCCGTGATAGCAGACGTCTGAGAGTCCTGCTCCATCAGAATGGGATAACCAAGGTAACCCAGGTACTCCAGACATCTGTGGACATCCAGGTACGCAGACAACCTACAAACAGACACAACATATgattcattttaaaaacacagatgaaaaataaaaaaatatccagtcttaatgatttcacatggcaacttttttttttaggatttttaatGACATGCTGAAACATGCTGAATTTTTAATACAGCTTAGCATTTTGATTTTATACTATATTTTGCAGTATTTTCTACACCTTCTTAATGGTGCAGTTCCCAAACTCAGCTACTTATTCACTTACGTCCACTGGCAGAGGTAGCCACGTTGAGATATGTAGTTCTCCTCTGTAGTGGGGACGCTACTATAGACAGACTCACTCCAGGGCATATAGGGAAATACACTAAATAGATTTTTTAGCTCTGCTGGAGAAAGGGCAGAGTCCTGATCCTGTTTTAAGAAAGAGAAAACACATACATCTAGGAACAGAGTGCTGTAAAAAATTAAAGGATAAAACTATACAAGTGTTTGGCTGGTTTGTACCTCATCATACTTGTCAAACAGCTGCTGAAGGAACTGATAAGCCAGATGATTCAGCTCTGTCGTACAACCGACAGGTACACGCAGCCTAAAAACAAGTGAGCATACACAGActgataaaatgaaaaatgttttaaaggtATAGTTCCCATCAAAAACAGttcattttttcttttcccAAATTTAAATTGACTGGTGTCCGACATTTGCTTCCCTAGCCTTGCACTGGAGCTACAAAGCTAATAAGTAATACATGATAACAGCCTATCAAACAGCAACACATACTCTCTTTTCTTAATGACTCAAACCTAAGGACAGTGTACAGAAGcaaagccaccttctgcatgtgtttaAAAAGTGAAAGTGCCCAAAACTACTGTGCTGGCCCAGCATTCTATCCCTTTGTATTTGTTTTCATGAATACTAGTGCAGTAAAAGGCTATGTATTTACTTTCACAGTGTAGGGTATTATCTTTGTTTGAATCGAGAGTGTGGTTGTTTTGGTCATGTGTGAACAGTGTGACATTTTAAGTATCAGGATTTGGTTCACATTATTTGGGAGTCTTGGGTTTGCTTTAGGAGAGCTTACAGTGCAGACTTCACTACAGCAGGAAATGTGATGCTGTGATTGGCAAATGAACCagaatgctttttatttttacactgataatccaaaacattagaaccctTTCCCAAAAATGTTCAAGTCAATTCCTATTTCATAACTATTTTGGTCAGGAATATATTacatgttgggctgatggtagtaaATCATAGTTTACGTGTTAAATGCGGCAGATCTGATcaacataaagacctgagtgacaaTTGTTATGACCATATGACTGGGTATCTCTAAAACAGAAAGGGCCAGATTTGTACACAACACTGTGTATCCTAATTTAGGAAACTGCACTGCTAGGTGGTGATCACATTTGCAAAAAATGTATCTCTGTGCAAGcaattttataaaaatgaagaaaaaaaatgtgtaaatgtgtttattgagCTTTATtgaaggaaacaataaagaaaaaaaaaacatactgtgGATAGAGGAAGTCATCAGTGAGATCAAGTGTGTCATCATAGCCAAACTTGCGCAAAATGGTCCACGTGGTCTCGTGACGTCCTCTCTGAATAAACAGTGTGTTCAAAAACAAGAAACCTGAAAAAAAAAccagtgagtgtatatgtataagaatattttatatttcCTGGATAACAATTTACTATAGAATTTTACTGCCTCTATGTTACAGGATGAACTTGCTAAATTCTGATTTAAGAAATCAAATTAGTTGTAATTTTCTTTGTTTAAATGTCTTTGTTTATGGTACGTTTACTGTGGGTTTTATAAATTATGGATAATTATGGATAACATGGATGATTTTTTAGGAGCATACATAGTTCAATAATGTTATTTAAGCTTTTAGCATGGTCTGTAACACTGTTAGTGATTATGGTTTACTTATGGTTGGTGACTTTTGTGTCTTTATAAACAGGGCTTGTTTGTGAGCGTCCAACAAAAAAGTACATGAAACTCTAATGTCTTGCTGAGATTGGAAACAAAGACCAGTCTTCCACCTTACAACACAAGGAAACTTGTATGGATAAGTTTCACAGATAGCAATGCTTGACCCTCCATATGTGAtatggctctctgtgagacaggtgaaaagaagtggacaCCTGCATGTGTGTCAGAGAAAGCGAGCGGTTACATTTGGGGTATGGGACATGACTAGGTTGGCAGGAAAAGATAAACATGCAAAAATAAGCATAAGTGATCATATTAAAATGCCTGTGAATCGGTATTATAAAAACCTTGATTGTGAGGTAACTATTGGTTTATGACTTTGTTGGTTAATGTGATACCATAGCAACCTTTTGTGTGTGGGTTACCATTAAGGGTGAGGCCGTTATCCTGCACTCCATCACTGGTGTTTTTCCACACGACTGTTTTAACATCGTCCAGGGCCTGAGGAGCTAACGGGTTTCCGAAGCACGATTTCtgtccacacacaaacacatacacacacctgagTAACTGGTTTAAAATGTGGAATTACAGGGGTCTATTTAGCATATCCCTCTCTGATATGAGCTGTGTGGTCTTACCTGAAAGCTGTTGAGTTCGGAATCACTAAGAATTCGATCATTGTCTTTATCAGATATAGTGAAGATCCGACTCAGGGCACGAACACAGAGAGGTTTCAGCTGCAACATACACAAAGACAGAAAATGTCCAGCATCAAAAAAGACACTAGCAGGTTTATGACATATAGTTAACAAGGACTGCAGAACATAATTCTAGCTTTGTGGAGCCAAAAATGACCAAACAAAGTTTATTGGGGAATAAAGGTATCATCTGGATCCAGTGGTTACAAGGTGAGCTATGACAGCATGTtgtgtaaaattaaatatacagcTATTTGGGAAAGTACAAAACGCTAATAGCTAAAACTAAACACCActaaaaaaaatcctttaatGTTTGATTCCTCAGAGGGCACTGCTTTAAAACCCGGCATGCTTTTGTGATCAATGTCATCACCATTTGCTACCGCTTTTCCAAATGTAAGTGAAGTCTGTTGGCCATACATCAACAATGTCCAGAAATGCCACTGACCTCTCTGAGCTATAACTCACCAGAAATGaactggagaaaaaaaaaaaaagtattgtgGTCTGACAAGTCAGCCTTTTAAGAAAGTACTAATTTGTCAAAATCATAAGTCATTGTTTTAAACAGCTTCGATTAGTCCAGCTACAATATCATTACATTTGTTACcaactatttttattgttattaaacttGAACAGTTTTGTAAAGTTAGTTGTTGGATCCCTAAAAAACCTCTGCTAAAATCCCATTAcccataaaatacattttaaagcacTATGAATTAACTCAGTACCACATGATTCGTGTGTGTGCGTGGTGGAATGTGAGAGTACCTGTTTCTCCTCAGGATCGTAAAGTGGTGCTGTGGGGTGCAGAACAGCTTTCTGAGCATAGTAGAAGAGCTCAGAAATGTTTTTCAGGTTTTTAGCTGAGCACTgtgaaaacaacacacacacacacacacacacacacacacacacacacacacacacacacacacacacacacacacacacacacacacacacagagcgtattttagaaaggtaaatccttcaaataatgaactttatggTAATTAACACAACGTGTATGTGCCAGTATGTGTACAAGCTGTTCTGACCTCTACGCAGGTTTCAATCTCTGAGAACTGGTTCATGATGGGCAGGATAGTTTCCATTGAACTACCAGAACGCAGATCTGACTTGTTGCCCACCAGGATGATGGGAAGCCTACAGAAACAAAAGAGAGGgcaaatttttaataaaaccgattaataaaaaatgtgataaTGTGAACgtaatttaaaaatatgatCAATTGTATTGACATGCAGATGTTTTATTAGTAAGACAGAACTTCTTGATGGCTAAACTGGTCCGAACACAGCCCTGAGTACAGTGCGCTGATGTGTCAATTGCACTAACTGATGCACACATTTGTTGAAGtaaattttaactacatttttttATACCTGTTCTTCCCCTTTCTGCATAGGTTGCCTCCAGGGATTCTGGTTGGTTTCCACTCTATCATGCAAAAGGTGAACTGTCAACTTTTGAACTGCAACTACGTCTAAAATCACTTTTGGGTGACGCCACAGCAGTTCAACCCTGATCAGTAAAAATAATGGCCAGAAACACTTTTCAAGGCTCTAGCTCACCTGAAACTGAGACTGACATGttgtaaatgtgtattgtgtttcTATGAAACAACTTTTTTAGATTGTTGATGAAAATAATAGACAAATGACATTGGTAAGTTGCACATCTGTGAGGGCACTTTTACTAGTAAATGACATTCTGAGGCAACACCCTGAAGTACAGTACGGTTTAAATTAGTGATCCAAAATATAGCCATTCCTGACCAGGAGCCATTCCTTTCCAGGTTGTATGGGTGGGGTGAGAAACAGTGCAGACTGTTTATTGGTCAAAAGCAATTGTTACAGCATTGTCACAGgtgtgaccaaatacaaatgTTATATTTATAATCCAAATGCAAGCAATGGAGCGACAGAGGCTTTTAAGAGAATGGAAAATGTTGAAAGCTACTTTTGATCATCAGACGAGGTGCAAGCTTTCATCAGTGTGTGATGAGAAGCAATTGAAATGGACAATAGCACATTATGTACAGTATAGACAGTTCTGGATTTGAAcgtgtactatactgtactataggGTACCTGCTATGGAAAAGGGACTCAGAGTGGTGTTGGACCAGTTGTAACAATTGTGATAAACAAAGTGAAATGTAAGTGTGCATGAGAGAAATCATTCTTACTTGCTGCCTTTTTCAGCACCACCGTTTACAAGCGGGATCCACTTAGTCCTAATCTGAAAGACAATACATATCATCACTTAAAACATGAAGGGTAAAATTAGAATGAAGTAGGCAGGAAAAAAACAGGTACCTTGTCGATAGTTTCTTCTTGTGTTACgtcatacaccacacacactacgtTAGCCTGTACAGAAGATCATAAAAGCTTAGACTCATGACTTAACATGAACTGGCtttgttttaggttttattatGTAGTTATTTGAATTCTTCCATGGAAACTATGTCtgttaaacaaaattaataaattgcTACAGTAAAAGTAAAGGCACCCTGCTCTTTAGCATGATTAGTCATCATGCACAATCATGCTACAGCTGTTATTTCTATCATAAAAGATTTATGACACTCCTACCCACCACCAGCTGAGACTTAAACTGAGCCTGGTTGGGTGCTTAACAGATTGCTATTAGGTGATTAGATTAGCTAAGACTAAGTGAGCAAGCTCACCACAGTTTAAATACAACTGTTTACCTTAAAAATTTCATCTCGCAGCACATCCTCTGACTGCTCAGTCTCtgtttacagaaaaaaagacgTTAATAAAACCTTTTATCATGTTATACAATGTTTGTAGACATTTAAAGTAACATGATCTCAAATGTGCCAGTAAAAGAATTGTTAaataacagaacagaacaaagaaTACAGCTTCTATTGCTCACACTAGTGAAACAAAAAACACATGTTTAATAAGAAATCATTAAAGTTggcgttttacacactttggttacattcatgacagaaacggtagttactggttacacaagattcatcagttcaagtctttaatgtcaaaagcagtcatggacaattttgtcacttgcatgtctgggctgtggaaggaaaccggagctcccggaggaaactcacacagacacgggaagaacatgcaaactccacacagaaaagtccCAGCCtgcccacctgggaatcgaacccaggaccttcttgctgtggcgcgacagtgctacccacagagccagtGCTGCCTATAGGGGGATAGGATagccgaagccctgtgatggattggagtCCTGTTCAGGGTATACCTTCCCTGAGCCCAGGTCTTCACAGTTGAACCGAACCAactttgaccctgaccaggctaaagCGGTTCATAAATGGCCAGCAATACGTCCAATACGTCTCTAGACTTTTTGTAaactatttataaataaaacatttcattttttattttcatgttctaCGACCTcattatcctggttagggttgcagAGGGTTCGGGTTCCCTAGAATCGCTGGACAGAATATAGTATCACACCTTGGACAAAACGCCAATCCATAGCAGGACCTCGGccacccccctcagacatagccagtcatgtctgtgtgtagatgcccaaAGGGCCGATGCCACCGCTGGGAATCTTTACCCTTTATCCCAGCGATAATGGGAGCCAGATTTAACATTGTGCCACCCAAGCTAAACATCTTATAATCAatgtactcacacacacttaccggAGTAATCCACTATGTGTGTGGGCACCTTCTCAGGTGTGACGTCTGCAGGTATAGTGATCTCTTCAGCTCTCAGGGGAACCTAATTAATCAGCCAAAGAAATAAATCACCATAGTTAGTTGCTTAACATCCACAGTTTCACTGCCAGCTCACACCCCACATTAAATATATACTAGGAATGGCCATAAGTTCTCAACTACCCTGGGAATTGCATTTATCATCAATGATATATTCTGAAACATTCAAGTTTTGCGATTTCAGATCAATTTTTATGACACAACCATGAATGTTAATGATGAACAAACTGAcaagtcatttttaaattaatgctGATGATTAAAGAGTCATTAAAATCCATTTCCAAAAGCAGGAGGTTGATTTAAAAAGAGCAAAGCTACGGATCTGTCACTAATTTGTGACTCATTCTCTTTTTATATACATGTGACAGGTGTTACATTGAATCATGCACGGTGTCTTCTGATGTATCCCGCCACAAAAAGCTTGCTGCAGTTGTAACCAGAACAGAATAATGTTTGCTGAAGAGATAAATTCTGCTGTCACAGAATAAACCGATATGTAAAATCAACTCaatcaataaagtaacaaaAGTGCTAATTTGTGTAATGTAAGCACACAACGCTGTAAATAGAGGTTTGTCCTACCAGCAGTGAAACAACCAGCAGTGACATGCAAGTGGATTAAAGAGAAACACAATTATAAACCTCTCAATGCAGTCTGAGGACCAGAGTAGCATCTCGATTTATCCagcagataaataaaaacacacattagaCATACAAGAGTGCTCACCTCCTCAGGGAACTCCTCTCCCACCAGGGACATGATGAGAGACGTCTTCCCCACTTTAGCTGGAGATTGAAAGGAAAATACAGGAGTGCGTTAATATACTAGATTAGATTAGAGCTGAAGTAGAATCAGCCAGTGTGGTCTCCTACGTGCTCATGGTTAAACAAGTTCAGCTGATAAAGCTTTGCATACAGAGCAATAATACATAACTGAAAAAGACATAAGACTCTAACACAACTTCAGCAAGTTCAAATGTACACAGCATTACAATTTAACCTTTTTTACCAGCATAAATTGGATAAAACGTTGGGGTTTACTGATTCTGAAGCCTCAAGTTTTGCTCTTTCTTAAACAGTAGAAGACTTGATGTCAAAAATTAGAGTTAAAAACcttttaattagggctgtcgttaattaaCGCATTACAGAATGAATGAACTCAGACAACTTTATTTgagaggaatttggatggaaagcccatGGACTATATGTACGTCGTGGTAACATTAccaacactggtgttaaatggatcgtaATGGACTGTAGacactttaacatagttaacgatgtgggtctacatgacgttatacgtgttgcatctagaaatggttcattgtagtaccctgagcacctgttttcagtggcagggttatatcctcacttttgccagataatgtgaacagactcgtcattttaaataactggctgaaagatgggtagctgttaacaactctatataggcattggctggctttctaaaaataatttatatttaataattttatcataattttatttgaggttctagatctcaggaatgttttaatgctttaaatttttccttatgtaaagcactttgaattgccactgtgtttgAAAGGTGCTACACAAAGAAGCTTGTCTtgccttatttattattaaaaaacatgcaataaaaatgtgcataacttcaaattttggttagttatttttgcagtcgattaatcgcgattaatttggttctttaactACTTTTAATGGCAGATCACAAAATGTAGAAGAGATACAAATGCAATTCAAATAAAAAGCAGCTTTGTGGCACAGGCTGGTAGAGTGCGACACAACAACACTTGCTTGATACTTGCTTCTGATCATTAATTGTgatggatttgcatgttctcctcgtatcCGCGTGGGTGGGTTGCAGATCAGATTTTTGCCCGCAGTTGACACATTGATGACAGTTTGACAGCTTGTCAAAATGTTGTTAGTATCTCTTTGAAAATTGTcaaaacactttaaaatgaCTTGTTGGGTTAATTGTGAAAGAACATTAGGTTTTATATAGGTAGAATATAAAATCTAATGTTCTTTCAAAATTAACAATGCATTGTTTTGAAAACATTTGAAAAGAAATGGTAAGGTTTGCAGCTCAATTTAATCTACAATACAttcaagtgcactatgtaggctTCAAATGCCGTTCCATTAAACCCTAAGTAGTGCTTTTAAATAGAAAACAGTATTCAATTTAGGATACAGCCAATAAGTTTTGTTCAAGTTGCCTTTTGTTACCCAGATAACATAAAAAGGTTAACATAATACAGAACAGCTGAGCGGTTGCTGATAAACCGCCGCtaatactataataaaatatgctaatatttaattaatataacatAATTTGCTAACTTGAATCGAGCTAACGGTGAGGAAGCTAACAGCTATGCTAATAAAGCTACAATGCATGTTACTTACGCTCTCCTAACAGCAGAATCCGGACGTCGCGTTTCATTTTCTTTACGAATTAAATCcttttggtttatttaaaataatttaataatttaaacccGGTCGCGCTCTTCTCTCTGACCCATTCTATCCAAGGAGAGCACCCACAGTGCAGCACGGCTTCCTCCTTGAGCTGAAACCTAGCACAGCGCCCTCTGCCGACGACCAAGAAGTACTACTGGCTCACCTATCGGCTCAATACCGAATCACTCTTTCTGCCCGAGTGCACTTCATAGGGGCAGATGTTCTCAGTGGGATCAGAGGACTCCTGGTGGCCCGTGATTTGTTGCTGGGGGGTCCgatttgtaaaaaaacaaacaaacaacaaaacccagaatAATTGTTGTTCACACTTGTGTTGTTCACAAATTacttctatttttaaaatacataataaactttcttttttaatttcaatttgaatttttttgtatttttctacactttcagattttaaaacatttctattttttgtataaatatatatttatttatttgtctactTTGTCTATTTTGTAGCTAATGTGGccgagcagtcactaaagcatttcactgccagttgtactgtgtatgactatgtatgtgacaaataaaccttgatttgattttgaagtACTGGAGGCAGTACTACAGGTCATGTTCATGCTTAAGTGCGAAATTAAATTACACCCTCCTTTTAACTGCACAGTGCCCTACAGTACAATACGGTTCACACACAAATCCAGATTATCAGTGCTGTATCTAATGTTTTCCATTTCCAATCGCACAAGAGccccagtaaaaaaaaagtaggaGAATGTCACTGAAGATGATCCTGTGACGGCACTCCCACAAGACTCTGAGAGCAAAACACAACAGTAACTGTGAACAGTGGCAGTAgcaacaacaggccaattttgTTTCACCCTGCTGCAGTTGTTGTGGTCTTTGTTGCACAGATGGAAACAGCTATACAGTTAAAGTCTCATTCTAAAATCACAGGCGTTAACACAGAGCTGCCGCACCCACTTTGCAGCTACAACAGAATTCACTTTACTGAACAGACTTTCCacatgattttggagtgtatctggAAATCTGTGAGCAACCCTGTGCCTTTCTAATGTGAATCAATGTAAAACAGAGGAGCAAGTCTTCGATTTTAAATTGAATTTAATTCAACAAAACAGAACAACAAAACAcatgttaaaaaagtatttaaaaatgagtaacttgtaaaatgtattttaaaaaagatTTCAAGTTAAACTTCATGTTGAGAAACTTCACATACTGGAAAAACTTCCTAGAACAAGCAGCTTTTAACAAATACAGCTACACAAACAGATAAATAGTGTTAAACGGAATGAAAAGCAGGTTCACTCAGGTGGAAATCCATCTTCACTTTCTCTCCCCTtcatgtagtgtgtatatgtgtgtgtttacaggccTTTAAGTGTCCAAAGGAAGACCTCGCCATGCGCTGCAGTGAACAGCTGTGCTCCCGATTGGCTAAAGCTGCAGCAGTAAACAGAGTCACTGTGGCAGGTGAAATCCTGAAAACAGCCGCTGGAGGAATCGATCAGCTTTAGCACACGCTctgaaaccacacacacacacacacacacacctcagatGTAGTTAATCTGCCAAGACTTGGTCTGGCACTACAAGGCTAACAAGTAACAAGATTTGTCCACCAGGTAGAAACAAGAATTCAAGCTACATAATAAACCACACTagacattattatcattacagcTTACAGTGTCTGAAGCACATCaacaagtctgtgtgtgtgagtagctTGTTGCAAGTTCATTACTGGTTATGAggttctgtttgttttgttaCTTCAGCCTTGTAGCTCTAGTACATTTTGACTGATCTAGAGAAAAAATGGCAGGTTTCACTTCTATTCCATGCAGGTTCAGCTGACTTACCATTCGATCCAGTGGCGAGTAATCTTCCCTTACAACATAGACTAAGAGATAGAGCCCATTCAGTAAGAGAAACTGTCCTCACCACCTatttaacatacaaacaaaaacaacacatttatatgtttgtttgtttattaggatttt
This DNA window, taken from Trichomycterus rosablanca isolate fTriRos1 chromosome 3, fTriRos1.hap1, whole genome shotgun sequence, encodes the following:
- the rhot2 gene encoding mitochondrial Rho GTPase 2 isoform X1; protein product: MKRDVRILLLGEPKVGKTSLIMSLVGEEFPEEVPLRAEEITIPADVTPEKVPTHIVDYSETEQSEDVLRDEIFKANVVCVVYDVTQEETIDKIRTKWIPLVNGGAEKGSKLPIILVGNKSDLRSGSSMETILPIMNQFSEIETCVECSAKNLKNISELFYYAQKAVLHPTAPLYDPEEKQLKPLCVRALSRIFTISDKDNDRILSDSELNSFQKSCFGNPLAPQALDDVKTVVWKNTSDGVQDNGLTLNGFLFLNTLFIQRGRHETTWTILRKFGYDDTLDLTDDFLYPQLRVPVGCTTELNHLAYQFLQQLFDKYDEDQDSALSPAELKNLFSVFPYMPWSESVYSSVPTTEENYISQRGYLCQWTLSAYLDVHRCLEYLGYLGYPILMEQDSQTSAITVTREKALDMEKRQTQRSVFLCKVIGPRGTGKTAFLKAFLDKSLLSNERNPNAFSIYTINTVTIANHEKYLILEEVDVDTEFMKATDAACDVACLMYDVSDPDSFNYCASIYKQHYMDRGMPCMVVGSKADLPEVKQHHGMSPAEFCYKHRLSAPLRFSTLHPQNHEHIYSKLVWAAMYPHLNGSDMSSTSFWLRVTLGAAITTVLGFAFYRAFSRHK
- the rhot2 gene encoding mitochondrial Rho GTPase 2 isoform X2, giving the protein MKRDVRILLLGEPKVGKTSLIMSLVGEEFPEEVPLRAEEITIPADVTPEKVPTHIVDYSETEQSEDVLRDEIFKANVVCVVYDVTQEETIDKIRTKWIPLVNGGAEKGSKLPIILVGNKSDLRSGSSMETILPIMNQFSEIETCVECSAKNLKNISELFYYAQKAVLHPTAPLYDPEEKQLKPLCVRALSRIFTISDKDNDRILSDSELNSFQKSCFGNPLAPQALDDVKTVVWKNTSDGVQDNGLTLNGFLFLNTLFIQRGRHETTWTILRKFGYDDTLDLTDDFLYPQLRVPVGCTTELNHLAYQFLQQLFDKYDEDQDSALSPAELKNLFSVFPYMPWSESVYSSVPTTEENYISQRGYLCQWTLSAYLDVHRCLEYLGYLGYPILMEQDSQTSAITVTREKALDMEKRQTQRSVFLCKVIGPRGTGKTAFLKAFLDKSLLSNERNPNAFSIYTINTVTIANHEKYLILEEVDVDTEFMKATDAACDVACLMYDVSDPDSFNYCASIYKPLTCRRG